A region of Pyxidicoccus parkwaysis DNA encodes the following proteins:
- a CDS encoding TetR/AcrR family transcriptional regulator, with product MPPTARPRGRPREFDATKALDKAMEVFWKLGYEGASIAELTEAMGITAPSLYAAFGSKAELYRQALERYQADQGSFTARALDEEPTARGAMERVLRESAKHFPRRKQLAGCMVSAAVLTCAPENKPIAEHVAGLRAGALKRFEDCLRNGIAQGELPAETNATAMARYFGAVIQGMTVQAQDGASEAELLGIVEIAMQTWPAPRPAGTRGTTRGKAPVGGSA from the coding sequence ATGCCCCCCACCGCACGCCCACGAGGACGCCCCCGCGAGTTCGACGCCACGAAGGCGTTGGACAAGGCCATGGAGGTGTTCTGGAAGCTGGGCTACGAGGGCGCGTCGATTGCGGAGCTCACGGAGGCCATGGGCATCACCGCGCCCAGCCTGTACGCGGCGTTCGGCTCGAAGGCGGAGCTGTACCGGCAGGCGCTGGAGCGCTACCAGGCGGACCAGGGGTCCTTCACGGCGAGGGCGCTCGACGAGGAGCCCACGGCGCGGGGAGCCATGGAGCGGGTGCTGCGGGAGTCCGCGAAGCACTTCCCGCGCCGCAAGCAGCTCGCGGGGTGCATGGTTTCGGCGGCGGTGCTGACGTGCGCGCCCGAGAACAAGCCCATCGCGGAGCATGTCGCCGGGTTGAGGGCGGGCGCGCTGAAGAGGTTCGAGGACTGCCTCCGCAACGGCATCGCGCAGGGAGAGCTACCCGCCGAGACGAATGCGACGGCCATGGCCCGCTACTTCGGCGCGGTCATCCAGGGCATGACGGTGCAGGCGCAGGACGGCGCCAGTGAGGCGGAGCTGCTCGGCATCGTCGAAATCGCGATGCAGACCTGGCCCGCGCCGCGCCCGGCCGGTACTCGTGGCACGACGCGCGGCAAGGCTCCCGTGGGCGGCTCCGCGTAG
- a CDS encoding TPM domain-containing protein produces MRPVVASRAATAALALLLCAGVAQAAFTPPPIQGHITDTAGVLNPQRRSVLEERLEALRKQSGYEIAVLFTGSLDGETVQDAAYTTFNTWGIGQKGADNGVLLLVAPNERQVWMETGKGVGGELTDVQAYDIIKQYIAPRLKAGEYDAAAEDGSNAIAQTLTGKPLPGAAALPQPQSQRRQPQGGTGGGGIGCLMVAFLIIFIVSMRGGGRGGRRRRIFFGGWGWGGGGGGWGGGGWGGGGGGGGGGGGGGYSGGGGSSGGGGAGGNY; encoded by the coding sequence ATGCGCCCGGTGGTGGCATCCCGTGCCGCCACCGCCGCGCTCGCGCTGCTGCTGTGCGCGGGCGTGGCACAGGCGGCTTTCACGCCTCCGCCCATCCAGGGCCACATCACCGACACGGCGGGCGTGCTGAATCCTCAAAGGCGCTCGGTGCTGGAGGAGCGGCTGGAGGCGCTGCGCAAGCAGAGCGGCTACGAAATCGCGGTCCTCTTCACCGGCTCGCTGGATGGGGAGACGGTGCAGGACGCGGCCTACACCACCTTCAACACGTGGGGCATTGGCCAGAAGGGCGCGGACAACGGGGTGCTGCTGCTCGTCGCTCCCAATGAGCGGCAGGTGTGGATGGAGACGGGCAAGGGCGTGGGCGGTGAGCTCACGGACGTGCAGGCCTACGACATCATCAAGCAGTACATCGCCCCGCGCCTGAAGGCCGGGGAGTACGACGCGGCGGCGGAGGATGGCAGCAATGCCATTGCGCAGACGCTGACCGGCAAGCCGCTGCCTGGAGCCGCGGCGCTGCCTCAGCCCCAGTCTCAGCGGCGGCAGCCCCAGGGGGGCACGGGAGGTGGCGGCATCGGTTGCCTCATGGTCGCCTTCCTCATCATCTTCATCGTGTCCATGCGCGGCGGCGGACGGGGCGGGCGGCGACGGCGCATCTTCTTCGGCGGCTGGGGCTGGGGCGGTGGAGGCGGCGGCTGGGGAGGCGGTGGCTGGGGTGGGGGAGGTGGCGGCGGTGGTGGTGGCGGAGGCGGAGGTTACAGCGGTGGTGGCGGCAGCTCGGGCGGTGGCGGCGCGGGCGGCAACTACTGA
- a CDS encoding LemA family protein produces the protein MRPRLARVNTLVPVLLLAVAMTTGCQKYDVLIEKDQVAEQRWADLEAALQRRADLIPNLVNTVKAAAASEKEILSSVVEARAKATSIQLSGEDLQDPAKVAAFQQAQDQLTGALSRLMVVQEKYPELKSNENFRALQVQLEGTENRILRAREQYNAAVRDYNTELGKVGGSVVRRATGGTFKPREYFRASAASQAAPQVSF, from the coding sequence ATGAGACCTCGCCTTGCCCGAGTGAACACCCTGGTGCCGGTGCTGTTGCTCGCGGTCGCGATGACCACCGGCTGTCAGAAGTACGACGTGCTCATCGAGAAGGACCAGGTGGCCGAGCAGCGCTGGGCGGACCTGGAGGCCGCGCTGCAGCGGCGCGCGGACCTGATTCCCAACCTCGTCAACACGGTGAAGGCCGCGGCCGCGTCGGAGAAGGAAATCCTCAGCAGCGTGGTGGAGGCGCGCGCGAAGGCCACCAGCATCCAGCTGAGCGGCGAGGACCTGCAGGACCCGGCGAAGGTGGCCGCGTTCCAGCAGGCGCAGGACCAGCTCACCGGCGCGCTGTCCCGCCTGATGGTGGTGCAGGAGAAGTACCCGGAGCTGAAGAGCAACGAGAACTTCCGCGCGCTGCAGGTGCAGCTCGAGGGGACGGAGAACCGCATCCTGCGAGCGCGCGAGCAGTACAACGCGGCGGTGCGCGACTACAACACGGAGCTGGGCAAGGTGGGTGGCTCGGTGGTGCGGCGCGCCACCGGTGGCACCTTCAAGCCGCGTGAGTACTTCCGCGCGTCGGCGGCCTCGCAGGCGGCGCCGCAGGTGAGCTTCTGA
- a CDS encoding MazG nucleotide pyrophosphohydrolase domain-containing protein — MIELPEGASMKDYQRYIHELEALHGWLKVDLVHNCFLMGEEVGEVFKAVRRYNKLFDEGQGTPPEQARANVAEELVDVFNYLVAIANRVGVDLEQAFREKNARNQQRSWS, encoded by the coding sequence ATGATTGAGCTCCCCGAAGGCGCATCGATGAAGGACTACCAGCGCTACATCCACGAGCTGGAGGCGCTGCATGGCTGGTTGAAGGTGGACCTCGTCCACAACTGCTTCCTCATGGGCGAGGAGGTGGGTGAGGTCTTCAAGGCGGTGCGTCGCTACAACAAGCTCTTCGACGAGGGCCAGGGCACGCCTCCCGAGCAGGCTCGAGCGAACGTCGCCGAGGAGCTGGTGGACGTCTTCAACTACCTGGTCGCCATCGCCAACCGCGTGGGCGTGGACCTGGAGCAGGCGTTCCGCGAGAAGAACGCCCGCAACCAGCAGCGCAGCTGGAGCTAG
- a CDS encoding serine/threonine-protein kinase codes for MKPCPAETTLSDLLAGLLPAEERSQVLTHVESCHDCQRVLAAADSTSSDTPTEPAAAPLERGARLSRYVVLERIGAGAMGVVYAAYDPELDRQVALKMLRPEGRQVEELRQRLVLEAQSLARLSHANVVSVFDVGTHDDCVFLAMELVDGVTLAEWLRTPRSWQEVLRVFTEAGRGLSAAHSAGLVHRDFKPANVLVHKDGRARVTDFGMARPLNRGQATASKAEPGAASSTASPLTRTGVLLGTPAYMAPELLDGRRADALSDQFSFCVALHEALYGVRPFEGVSLEEVARAAQEERLRPVPHGTKVPAWVRRAVLRGLKPRPEERHPSMEPLLAALAPPPRRVWALMTALAGLACLLGGVGAWTLAHRTEARCEQEVEKLDAAWSPVQREQVHAAFLASGVSHAADTWEKVAGILDGHASQWRTLRTEACVTSHEQPASNAWQTAACLDTRLWQLAAVTDVLRKADAAMVRKSVQLVTSLEGLTGCRDAPELSTRPQPPDALRARVDAARRKLAEAEAQNAAGRYAEGLKLTSALLEDIQDVDYKPLEAEVLLSHGRLLDNNSRPKDAEPIFYKAVFAAEAGHDDATAARTWNHLLLLVGSRLARPADAERIAQHAQAAVVRLGRERFPAVAADFYLALSYVLMQQGKYGQADVELSKGLELAKRAHGEDSLRAADFLVSLGRVHYEQDRYQQALDAHLRALQIRERLLGPNHPVLAHILNELAIEYDDLGRTDEAIAALRRAVGLFSDVEGQEPSILGVVLGTLGGKLQELGHAEEGRRHYERARAIFVRILGPDNPLVALTDLHLGILDSEADQPEKAFALFADAEKRIERALGPDSRRSTGLLITRADAYNRVGRNAEARKDLMHAKAIIVKEHGPDTPNVAEVAPSWGRVALDERKPREALDVCEHALALDEKTQGPRSQNVARNLVCLGEAHLDLGEPEKARPLLERALEVLNGASTAQLTSAWARFLMARALMAQHPPDKERARAFAEQARAVFEAQGNRARPEMEKLRAWQLGLSRR; via the coding sequence ATGAAGCCCTGTCCGGCCGAGACGACGCTGAGTGATTTGCTGGCGGGACTGCTCCCGGCGGAGGAGCGCTCGCAAGTCCTGACGCATGTCGAGAGCTGTCACGACTGTCAGCGGGTGCTGGCGGCGGCGGACTCGACGAGCAGTGACACGCCCACCGAGCCGGCCGCCGCGCCGCTGGAGCGCGGCGCCAGGCTGTCGCGCTACGTGGTGCTGGAGCGCATCGGCGCCGGAGCCATGGGTGTGGTGTACGCGGCCTATGACCCGGAGCTGGACCGGCAGGTGGCCCTCAAGATGCTTCGCCCCGAGGGTCGGCAGGTGGAGGAGCTGCGCCAGCGGCTGGTGCTGGAGGCCCAATCGCTGGCCCGCCTCTCCCACGCCAACGTCGTCTCCGTCTTCGACGTGGGCACGCATGATGACTGCGTCTTCCTGGCCATGGAATTGGTGGACGGCGTCACCCTGGCCGAGTGGCTGAGGACGCCACGCTCCTGGCAGGAGGTGCTGCGAGTCTTCACCGAGGCGGGACGGGGACTGTCCGCCGCGCACTCGGCGGGGCTGGTGCACCGCGACTTCAAGCCCGCCAACGTCCTCGTCCACAAGGACGGGCGAGCGCGGGTGACGGACTTCGGCATGGCACGGCCCCTCAACCGGGGACAGGCCACAGCGTCGAAAGCGGAGCCCGGCGCGGCCTCGTCCACGGCCAGTCCGCTCACGCGCACCGGCGTCCTGCTGGGGACGCCCGCGTACATGGCGCCGGAATTGCTCGACGGAAGGCGGGCGGACGCGCTGTCGGACCAGTTCAGCTTCTGCGTGGCCCTGCACGAGGCGCTCTACGGCGTGCGTCCCTTCGAGGGCGTCAGCCTGGAAGAGGTGGCCCGCGCCGCGCAGGAGGAACGCCTGCGCCCGGTGCCCCACGGCACGAAGGTGCCCGCGTGGGTACGGCGCGCGGTGCTTCGCGGCCTGAAGCCGCGCCCCGAGGAACGCCACCCGTCCATGGAACCGCTGCTGGCGGCGCTCGCGCCCCCACCCCGGCGCGTGTGGGCCCTCATGACGGCGCTCGCGGGCCTGGCGTGCCTGCTGGGCGGCGTGGGCGCCTGGACCCTGGCGCACCGGACCGAGGCGAGGTGTGAGCAGGAGGTGGAGAAGCTCGACGCGGCGTGGAGCCCCGTGCAGCGCGAGCAGGTGCACGCGGCCTTTCTCGCCAGTGGCGTGTCCCATGCCGCCGACACCTGGGAGAAGGTGGCTGGGATTCTGGACGGACATGCCTCGCAGTGGCGCACGCTGCGCACCGAGGCCTGTGTCACGTCCCATGAGCAGCCCGCGAGCAACGCGTGGCAGACGGCCGCCTGCCTCGACACGCGGCTGTGGCAGCTCGCCGCCGTCACCGACGTGCTGCGGAAGGCGGACGCAGCGATGGTGCGCAAGTCAGTTCAGCTCGTCACGTCCCTGGAGGGGCTCACGGGCTGTCGAGACGCGCCGGAGCTGTCCACCCGCCCCCAGCCGCCGGACGCGCTCCGCGCTCGCGTGGACGCGGCCCGGCGCAAACTGGCGGAGGCCGAGGCCCAGAACGCCGCGGGCCGGTATGCCGAAGGACTCAAGCTCACGTCCGCGCTCCTCGAGGACATCCAGGACGTGGATTACAAGCCACTCGAAGCAGAGGTGCTTCTCTCTCACGGAAGGCTGCTGGACAACAACAGCAGGCCGAAGGACGCGGAACCCATCTTCTACAAAGCCGTGTTCGCCGCCGAGGCCGGGCACGACGACGCGACGGCGGCGCGCACCTGGAACCATCTGCTCTTGCTGGTGGGAAGTCGCCTGGCCCGTCCCGCGGACGCGGAGCGCATCGCCCAGCACGCGCAGGCCGCAGTGGTCCGGCTCGGCCGCGAGCGCTTCCCCGCCGTTGCCGCCGATTTCTATCTGGCGCTGTCGTATGTGCTCATGCAGCAGGGGAAGTACGGTCAGGCGGATGTAGAGCTCTCCAAGGGGCTGGAGCTGGCGAAGCGCGCACATGGCGAGGACAGCCTTCGCGCCGCGGACTTCCTCGTCTCGCTCGGCCGGGTGCACTACGAGCAGGACCGGTATCAACAAGCTCTGGACGCCCACCTCCGCGCGCTCCAGATCCGCGAGCGTCTCCTCGGGCCGAATCACCCCGTGCTCGCCCATATCCTCAACGAGCTCGCCATCGAATACGACGACCTCGGCCGCACCGACGAGGCGATCGCCGCCCTTCGCCGGGCCGTCGGCCTGTTCTCGGACGTCGAGGGCCAGGAGCCCTCCATCCTTGGCGTCGTGCTCGGCACCCTCGGTGGGAAGCTGCAGGAGCTGGGCCACGCGGAGGAAGGCCGACGCCATTACGAGCGTGCACGCGCAATCTTTGTACGCATCCTCGGTCCGGACAATCCGCTCGTCGCCTTGACCGACCTCCATCTTGGCATCCTGGACAGCGAAGCGGACCAGCCCGAGAAGGCCTTCGCCCTGTTCGCCGATGCCGAGAAGCGCATCGAGCGCGCCCTCGGTCCCGACTCGCGGCGAAGCACCGGGCTGCTCATCACCCGTGCGGACGCGTACAACCGGGTGGGTAGAAACGCCGAGGCCCGGAAGGACCTGATGCACGCCAAGGCCATCATCGTGAAGGAGCATGGCCCCGACACCCCCAACGTGGCGGAGGTGGCTCCGTCCTGGGGCCGAGTGGCCCTGGACGAGCGAAAACCGAGGGAGGCGCTGGACGTCTGCGAGCACGCCCTGGCCCTCGATGAGAAGACCCAGGGCCCCCGAAGCCAGAACGTGGCGCGCAACCTCGTCTGCCTCGGGGAAGCACACCTCGACCTGGGCGAACCGGAGAAGGCCCGGCCCCTGCTGGAGCGCGCCCTGGAGGTCCTCAATGGCGCATCGACCGCGCAGCTGACCTCGGCCTGGGCCCGCTTCCTGATGGCTCGCGCGCTGATGGCACAACATCCCCCGGACAAGGAGCGCGCGAGGGCCTTCGCCGAGCAGGCCCGCGCCGTGTTCGAGGCGCAGGGCAACCGCGCCAGACCCGAGATGGAGAAGCTCCGGGCGTGGCAGCTGGGCCTGTCCCGACGGTGA
- a CDS encoding SGNH/GDSL hydrolase family protein, which translates to MPAPSSDAGASSSGVLTWVSVPASDARLQYTGRRYTSGTGVVFSHPGVTVRARFWGDAVRMRLNDFGLGGDIGTNWFDVSVDGAAPKPLAVRSGESTYVLASGLETGLHTVEVLKRTESSVGHSELMALEVHGELREPPSRPALRMELVGDSISCGYGTEVSLIPDSPSWRAPTFNSKNENPSRGYGWLTARSLGAELVTVCYSGHGMYRNLDMSTTDLLPALYELAVPGQPAVWDAGLYSPDVVVINAGTNDAFAGYGTSEFLPSETAFKAAYRKLLARVRELHPKARIVCTLGSMTDGYKQQDVNGTVTSAHVGTWITELVAERNRAGDARVYRHQMAVQNPEADGVAEDWHPSATTHRKMADSLTRFLQDTVLR; encoded by the coding sequence GTGCCGGCGCCTTCCTCCGACGCGGGTGCTTCGTCCTCCGGCGTCCTGACATGGGTGAGCGTGCCGGCCTCCGACGCGCGGCTTCAGTACACCGGCCGGCGGTACACCTCCGGCACGGGCGTCGTCTTCTCCCATCCCGGCGTCACGGTGCGAGCGCGCTTCTGGGGCGACGCGGTGCGGATGCGGCTCAATGACTTCGGCCTCGGCGGCGACATCGGAACGAACTGGTTCGACGTGAGCGTCGACGGCGCCGCGCCGAAGCCGCTCGCGGTTCGCAGCGGCGAGTCCACCTATGTGCTCGCCAGCGGGTTGGAGACCGGCCTCCACACGGTGGAGGTCCTCAAGCGCACCGAGTCCTCCGTGGGCCACAGCGAGCTCATGGCGCTCGAAGTCCACGGCGAGCTCCGGGAGCCGCCGTCGCGTCCCGCGCTGCGCATGGAGTTGGTGGGCGACTCCATCTCATGCGGCTACGGCACCGAGGTCTCGCTCATCCCGGACTCGCCTTCGTGGCGGGCGCCGACCTTCAACTCGAAGAACGAGAACCCCTCGCGCGGCTATGGCTGGCTCACGGCGCGGAGCCTGGGCGCGGAGCTGGTGACGGTCTGCTACTCGGGCCACGGCATGTACCGCAACCTGGACATGTCCACGACGGACCTGCTGCCGGCGCTCTATGAGCTCGCGGTGCCGGGGCAGCCCGCCGTCTGGGACGCTGGCTTGTACTCGCCCGACGTGGTGGTCATCAACGCCGGCACCAACGACGCCTTCGCCGGCTACGGCACCTCCGAGTTCCTCCCCAGCGAGACGGCCTTCAAGGCCGCGTACCGCAAGCTCCTCGCGCGCGTGCGCGAGCTGCACCCGAAGGCACGAATTGTCTGCACGCTGGGCAGCATGACGGACGGTTACAAGCAGCAGGACGTGAATGGCACGGTGACGTCCGCGCACGTCGGGACGTGGATTACCGAGCTGGTGGCGGAGCGCAACCGCGCCGGAGATGCCCGCGTCTACCGCCACCAGATGGCCGTGCAGAACCCCGAGGCCGACGGCGTCGCGGAGGACTGGCACCCGTCCGCCACCACGCACCGGAAGATGGCCGACTCGCTGACGCGCTTCCTCCAGGACACCGTGCTGCGCTGA
- a CDS encoding sigma 54-interacting transcriptional regulator, which translates to MHHASGVEALLLPPEVPRTIGRIEPADLRINDPTLSRVHARFLLSGNRVCVEDLGSTNGTWVGGRRIDKAEVEIGDELMLGKLLARVHALGPSGESLGIEGDEAFRCHVDEEAARARQFQRPFSLLVVRVARERSPGEISSLTDHVRYWVERLRAVLRPVDHLASYGSDAAQILLPETGAEEALKLARAIVAAARGADPRLYVGVASYPEAAGTVEVLIEKSRAAANRASAEQPVQAEVRAPWLESDALADDAIVAGPFMQELLETARRVASSRVPVVLHGETGTGKEILARFLHEQGPRRARRMVRVNCAAIPAHLVESTFFGHERGAFTGAVQQQKGIFEEADGGTVFLDELGELPHAAQAALLRVLETGSFFRVGSTREIAVDVRVVAATHRDLAAMAQAGSFRADLYYRLDTVTLEIPPLRQRLDEIEPLARRFLRLANEANGRKVQGIEASALGLLCAYSWPGNVRELKNAVERAVVVARGALITPDDLPVRVREAGSRKPEPVPTPPPAASMSPPGDDASALRARVQGYEAKLLREALESVGWNRAEAAKRLGMPLRTLSHKVKMLGLKKPET; encoded by the coding sequence GTGCACCACGCGAGCGGTGTGGAGGCGCTGCTCCTGCCACCAGAGGTTCCTCGGACGATCGGGAGGATCGAGCCGGCCGATCTGCGCATCAACGATCCGACGCTCTCTCGTGTCCATGCCCGTTTCCTGCTCTCGGGGAACCGGGTCTGCGTCGAGGATCTCGGCTCGACCAACGGGACCTGGGTCGGCGGGCGCCGCATTGACAAGGCCGAAGTCGAGATCGGTGACGAGCTGATGCTGGGCAAGCTGCTGGCCCGGGTCCATGCGCTCGGTCCCTCGGGGGAGTCGCTCGGCATCGAAGGGGATGAGGCGTTCCGATGCCATGTGGACGAGGAGGCGGCGCGGGCCCGGCAGTTCCAGCGCCCGTTCTCCCTGCTCGTCGTGAGGGTGGCGCGTGAGCGCTCGCCGGGGGAGATCTCCTCCCTCACGGATCATGTCCGCTACTGGGTGGAGCGCCTGCGTGCCGTGCTCCGCCCTGTCGATCACCTGGCCTCATACGGCTCGGATGCCGCACAGATCCTGTTGCCGGAGACGGGAGCCGAAGAGGCGCTGAAGCTCGCCCGAGCCATCGTCGCGGCGGCTCGCGGAGCAGACCCCCGCCTCTATGTGGGGGTGGCCTCCTACCCCGAGGCCGCGGGGACCGTGGAGGTGCTCATCGAGAAGTCTCGCGCGGCGGCCAACCGCGCCTCCGCGGAGCAGCCGGTCCAGGCGGAGGTGCGCGCCCCCTGGCTGGAGAGCGACGCCCTGGCGGATGATGCTATCGTGGCGGGCCCGTTCATGCAGGAGTTGCTGGAGACGGCGCGCCGTGTCGCCTCGTCCCGTGTCCCGGTCGTCCTGCACGGCGAGACGGGCACGGGCAAGGAAATCCTGGCGCGGTTCCTCCACGAGCAAGGACCGCGGCGGGCCCGCCGCATGGTGCGCGTCAACTGCGCGGCCATTCCCGCCCACCTGGTCGAGAGCACGTTCTTCGGGCACGAGCGAGGGGCGTTCACGGGGGCCGTGCAGCAGCAGAAGGGCATCTTCGAGGAGGCGGACGGGGGCACGGTCTTCCTCGATGAGCTGGGCGAGTTGCCCCACGCCGCCCAGGCCGCGCTGCTGCGGGTGCTCGAGACAGGCTCGTTCTTCCGGGTGGGCTCTACCCGCGAGATCGCTGTCGATGTGCGGGTCGTGGCGGCCACGCACCGTGATCTGGCGGCCATGGCCCAGGCGGGGAGCTTTCGGGCCGACCTGTACTACCGCCTGGATACCGTCACGCTGGAGATTCCCCCGCTCCGGCAGCGGTTGGATGAGATCGAACCCCTGGCGCGGCGTTTCCTCCGGCTGGCGAACGAAGCCAACGGGCGCAAAGTCCAGGGGATCGAGGCCTCGGCGCTCGGGCTGCTGTGTGCGTACTCCTGGCCGGGGAATGTGCGAGAGCTCAAGAACGCCGTCGAGAGAGCTGTGGTCGTGGCTCGTGGCGCGCTGATCACTCCGGACGATCTGCCGGTACGGGTCCGGGAGGCGGGCAGCCGGAAGCCGGAGCCCGTTCCCACGCCTCCCCCCGCTGCCTCCATGTCTCCGCCAGGAGATGACGCGAGCGCGCTCCGGGCGCGGGTCCAGGGCTACGAGGCGAAGCTCCTGCGAGAGGCCTTGGAGTCGGTGGGGTGGAACCGGGCGGAGGCCGCGAAGCGGCTCGGCATGCCGCTGCGGACCCTATCCCACAAGGTGAAGATGCTCGGGCTCAAGAAGCCTGAAACGTAG
- a CDS encoding Vps62-related protein translates to MVNAMILTSNEFDLIWNDKGSGAKASIQTWRAAPKANGYLPLGDLAQAADNTWIYGTKPLGAFVVLQDVSTDGDVALKNPESFTNIWTDAGSGGNTDGSIWAPNPPNGFTALGHMVNTGHSTPPDTSSYYCINTQMVVQAQSGPLIYADTGSGAKKDLGVWSFAPTPTQPGGIVLGTFLANNSHSAPPENSLFDLIDPQYVTWVTATASSRRAKPSRAEFTAL, encoded by the coding sequence ATGGTCAATGCGATGATCCTCACCAGCAATGAGTTCGACCTCATCTGGAACGACAAGGGTAGCGGCGCTAAGGCCTCCATCCAGACCTGGAGGGCGGCCCCCAAAGCCAACGGGTACCTCCCGCTCGGCGATCTGGCTCAGGCGGCGGACAACACCTGGATCTACGGCACCAAGCCCCTCGGCGCGTTCGTCGTGCTCCAGGACGTGAGCACCGATGGCGACGTCGCGCTCAAGAACCCCGAATCCTTCACCAACATCTGGACCGACGCGGGCTCGGGCGGCAACACGGACGGCTCGATCTGGGCGCCGAATCCACCCAATGGTTTCACGGCGCTCGGTCACATGGTGAATACGGGTCACTCGACGCCGCCGGACACGTCGTCCTACTACTGCATCAACACCCAGATGGTGGTGCAGGCCCAGTCGGGGCCGCTCATCTACGCCGACACCGGTTCGGGCGCCAAGAAGGACCTCGGCGTGTGGTCGTTCGCGCCGACGCCGACGCAGCCGGGCGGGATCGTGCTCGGCACGTTCCTCGCCAATAACAGCCATTCGGCACCGCCGGAGAACTCGCTCTTCGACCTCATCGACCCGCAGTACGTCACGTGGGTGACCGCCACGGCCAGCTCCAGGCGCGCGAAGCCGTCGCGGGCGGAGTTCACTGCCCTCTGA